The DNA window gccgaggCCTCCCACTTGTTGCCCCCTTACGAGCTCCGctccgccctcgccgccgtctccgacctccgcgccgcccacAGGCTGGCCGCCTCCGAGCTCCGGCCCAAGAAGTCATTCTCCTTCAGGAACAAGAGCAAAGCCCCCAAGAACCTCCCGCAAGATCCCCccaccttgccgccgccgcctccaccgccggagCAGCCAAACCCCGCCGTCGAGGCGATCCTACCAGGGCTCGGATTCCGGGGGCGGGAGGGCGCCATCCTGGTGAAGGATCTGAGAGCTTCCGACGAGAAGGATGGGGATTTCACCCTCGCTGATCTCGTCTCCTGTCAGGTTTACCTCAAGGGCAAATACCGGGCACTGTACATCCACAGGCTGAGGGATTGCCGTGTGTTCGTAGGCGCCGTCTTCGGCTCGGTGCTCATAGAGGACGTCGAGCGCTGCACATTTGTAATGGCCGCACACCAGATCAGGATTCACGAAGCAAGGGCGACGGATTTCTACTTGAGGGTGAGGAGCCGGCCGATCATCGAGGATTGCAGCGGTGTGAGGTTCGCGCCACATGCTCTGAATTACAAAGGGATTGAGGAGGATTTGAGGGACGCTGGGCTTGAGGATGATACTGGTAATTGGGCAAATGTTGATGACTTTAAGTGGCTCAGGGCAGTGCAGTCACCAAATTGGTGTTTGGTTCCTGAGGAAGAACGATTGCAGACAATCGACATTTCAGATGTTCTGGAATGAGAAGATGATAATTAAGCTTCTTGGGAGGGTTTCCGTTCAGGTCACATTTTTGTATCATCATTCTGGGTTGATTACTTGGATTACATTTTGgttattatgtttataactttATTATACCTACAAATTGATGCATTAAGGATTAGAAGTGTGAAATGATCTAGTGTTTAATCGAAGTGGTTGTTGATCTGTATTTATGCTGTCCTTTCCGTTAAGAGCATGCACTTTGATGAGCACCAGGCATGCTTGATTTTGGGATTCTACTTCATAGTACTGgcacagttttttttattgcactGAGGTAATTTTGGTTCCTTCAATTCTGTGAATTTCAGCATGAAAGAAAATAGAGACCTGTTGGAACCAATCTTGGAAAAATATCCACTAGCAAATCCATGGTTCTTAGTTCTGTCATTCTCCATCTTTAAGAATTAAAACTTCCCGGTACAGTTGTTAGATATATTGAAATGTAGATGAATTCAAGTAGTTTGAGTTGCTATATTCAACTATACTGTGGATTCAGAGTGAGTATGGGTATAAACTACACtgctttttaaatttgtattgtGAGTGTGTGCATTCTCATGAAGTTCTGTCGTGGAGATTTTAAAAAGAGGCAAGTGATCATGCTATAGTTTGACAAATGATCTATTGTCACAACAGTTACGGTACACAATGGAACAGATTTCGTATGTTTATCACACCCTTGATGCTGAGTACATTGTGAAGATAAGCCTCCCTGATATTACATGGTACAAGAACATGACTGACTTGGCCTTAGCCTTTTCATATTCTGATTAACCCAACCAAAAATGGACCAAGTTCTTTTAATTTATCTGGTCTAACCTAGAGCATACCAAAAAGGAGTAATGTTTGGACTATCAATTACATAATGTGCATCATGGTTGTAACTTGTAAGCCCCTTAAGGTCTATAAATCAGTAACTTGTGAAATGTAGGATGGGAGTTTGTAGAGAGATACCTTTAGTTTGTTAAGGCATATCAGAAATGGATGTAGTAAGATGCTTCATAAGGTATTAAGAGCAAGCATCTGTTTATTTTAACACATGTATGTCATATGTTTGAATGATTCGGGCCCccggggggtgggggggagaTAAGTGATAAGCCAAACATTTTGCTTGCATCGTGCAAGGAAGAAACTGTGCTGAACTGGCCTGTATAATGGTGTTTCTTTAATTACACTGATTTGAGTTAACATGCTTGAGCAGTTGataatcaaacaaaaattatcagAGGATATGGCGGGATCTACATAAAGTTAATCATATGTGGTGCACGGTTTGACGAAACCATTTGATTTCCGGTTCTTTCGACCGCGATGATACTGGTGGCAATTTATTTCaccatttgatttattacttgGATTCGATCTGTGCATGTTTCCTCCAAATTCCGCTAGTTTCATATTGTATCAATAATAATACGGTACATTTTCTCCGGAAATTTGTTGAGAGGATCCTCTAGATGCAATCaaactcatcttttcactggcaaatgaatttttaacattaaatttagagttgattttgattttttttatcgtaatttatttttaaccttagttTTTAGAGCGCAAAACATACGTATATAAACATGTTATTCATAAATCtttactacttaaaaaatacgGATATTTCTGTCTTAGTACGTCGGCCCGGCCCATGAACAAGGCGGGGTACTGGCGCAGCCCAAGAGCTAAGGAGGGGGCGAGGCCGGCCCACCGAGACACAGTCCAGCGGGTGCGCACGAAGACGGCCCACCCGGCTCGGCTACACTGGCCCCTAGCGCAGGGCGTGCGATGCGCGTACCAGGCCACGCAACCCAGCCAGCCAGCGGGCGGCCCAGCGGAAAAGCAGGCTGGCCCAGGTGATAACACGACAGCCCAGCACATGGAGGCGCGGCAAGCCGTCCAGCCAATACATGCTGGCTGCTGCGTGCTTTGCTGGTCTCTATACATTACCCATCTTCTGTCATTGGACAAAACATGATCTTCGTTGGATAATGTTGCTTTGTCAACCATTATCACTTGGCAAAAGAGTGAATTCCCCTGGACGTGGCAGTTTACACAACAGTAAACACCGATCCAGTAAACAAAAGCCCCTTGTAATGTAACTAATAATATTGCTTAAGGCTCATTTTAGGAACAAGCGAAACacgtatttacaaataaagaataatttatggataaaacttttatatacatgttctttgcgatcaaaaagtcaataaaaaaaataaactacgataaaaaatccataaaatcaactctaaattttaagtttaaaaatttatattttagcttataagcataagcataggAGAAAAGATCCATTTGTCCTCCCATATGTTTTATCTATGGTTgtctaagaaaaaaatctaaatacaGATTGTTGGTATATCATGGTGTCCAATAAATTATGTACACATGACACGTGtaggtattttataaaaaataattttttatctcagTGA is part of the Oryza brachyantha chromosome 2, ObraRS2, whole genome shotgun sequence genome and encodes:
- the LOC102722934 gene encoding tubulin-folding cofactor C; the encoded protein is MPSAAAEMEPDTDQTKPSPTAAAGHRKHLAMLDRLSRRGAAAPSLETPDASPVAAFLSRFAAAKLAAESALSACSRSSPEEDAQRSLSGAAAAIDDLDRLVAEASHLLPPYELRSALAAVSDLRAAHRLAASELRPKKSFSFRNKSKAPKNLPQDPPTLPPPPPPPEQPNPAVEAILPGLGFRGREGAILVKDLRASDEKDGDFTLADLVSCQVYLKGKYRALYIHRLRDCRVFVGAVFGSVLIEDVERCTFVMAAHQIRIHEARATDFYLRVRSRPIIEDCSGVRFAPHALNYKGIEEDLRDAGLEDDTGNWANVDDFKWLRAVQSPNWCLVPEEERLQTIDISDVLE